One part of the Solanum dulcamara chromosome 3, daSolDulc1.2, whole genome shotgun sequence genome encodes these proteins:
- the LOC129882962 gene encoding endoglucanase 17 yields the protein MASSSSSTAAMAITIFLFLLSFFTPLFLAKQIHHAHHHPRFASHNYRDALAKSILYFEGQRSGKLPSSQRITWRKDSGLSDGKAMGVDLVGGYYDAGDNVKFGFPMAFTTTMLSWSVLEFGGLMKGELLNAKQAIGWATEYLLKATAHPDTIYVQVGDAGSDHSCWERPEDMDTPRSVFKIDKNTPGTEVAAETAAALAAASLVFRKCNPSYSKILVKRAIRVFAFADKYRGSYSDGLRKVVCPYYCSVSGYEDELLWGAAWLHRATKNPTYLNYIQRNGQTLGAAETDNTFGWDNKHVGARILLSKAFLVQKLQTLHDYKSHADNYICSLIPGTPTSQAQYTPGGLLFKMDDSNMQYVTSTSFLLVTYAKYLTSARMVVKCGGVVITPKRLRNVAKKQVDYLLGDNPLKMSYMVGYGARYPQRIHHRGSSLPSVANHPAKIQCRAGFSVMSSQSPNPNVLVGAVVGGPDEHDRFPDERSDYEQSEPATYINAPLVGTLTYLAHSFGQL from the exons atggcttcttcttcttcttccacagCAGCCATGGCTAtaaccatttttctttttttgctgAGCTTCTTTACCCCTCTGTTTCTTGCTAAACAGATACATCATGCTCACCACCATCCTCGTTTTGCTTCTCATAACTACAGAGATGCTCTTGCCAAATCCATTCTTTATTTTGAGGGTCAGAGGTCAGGGAAGCTCCCTTCTAGCCAGAGGATCACTTGGCGCAAAGATTCTGGTCTTTCAGATGGAAAAGCCATGGGG GTTGATTTGGTTGGTGGATATTATGATGCTGGAGACAACGTGAAGTTCGGTTTTCCAATGGCATTCACCACCACAATGTTATCATGGAGTGTGCTTGAGTTTGGTGGATTGATGAAAGGAGAGCTACTGAACGCAAAACAAGCCATTGGCTGGGCTACTGAATATCTTCTCAAGGCCACAGCCCATCCAGACACCATTTATGTTCAG GTTGGAGATGCAGGAAGTGACCACTCTTGTTGGGAGAGACCTGAGGATATGGACACCCCAAGAAGTGTGTTCAAGATTGACAAAAACACTCCAGGGACTGAGGTTGCTGCTGAGACTGCTGCTGCTCTGGCTGCTGCTTCTTTAGTCTTTAGGAAATGCAACCCATCTTACTCCAAGATACTAGTCAAAAGGGCCATCAGG GTGTTTGCCTTTGCGGATAAGTACAGAGGTTCATACAGCGATGGGCTGAGAAAAGTAGTGTGCCCATATTACTGCTCAGTTTCTGGATATGAG GATGAGCTGTTGTGGGGTGCTGCTTGGTTACATAGAGCCACAAAGAACCCAACTTATCTCAATTATATTCAAAGAAACGGGCAAACTCTTGGAGCCGCAGAGACTGATAACACATTTGGATGGGACAATAAGCATGTTGGAGCAAGGATTCTTCTTTCCAAG GCATTTCTTGTTCAAAAGCTTCAAACTCTCCACGATTACAAGAGTCACGCAGACAACTACATTTGCTCCCTTATTCCAGGCACCCCGACTTCTCAGGCGCAATATACACCAG GAGGGCTACTCTTCAAGATGGATGACAGCAATATGCAGTATGTGACCTCCACTTCTTTCCTGTTAGTCACTTATGCCAAGTACTTAACTTCCGCTCGGATGGTTGTTAAATGTGGTGGAGTTGTTATTACACCAAAGAGGCTCCGAAATGTAGCCAAAAAACAG GTGGACTATTTGTTAGGAGACAATCCACTAAAAATGTCATACATGGTGGGATATGGAGCTAGGTATCCACAGAGGATTCACCATAGGGGATCCTCATTGCCCTCAGTCGCGAACCATCCAGCAAAGATACAATGCAGGGCCGGTTTCAGTGTGATGAGTTCACAATCACCAAACCCGAACGTACTGGTGGGGGCCGTGGTGGGTGGTCCTGATGAACACGATCGTTTCCCAGACGAGCGTTCAGATTATGAGCAATCTGAACCTGCCACTTACATTAACGCTCCACTAGTTGGAACACTCACTTACCTTGCTCACTCATTTGGCCAACTCTAA